Proteins co-encoded in one Deltaproteobacteria bacterium genomic window:
- a CDS encoding monovalent cation/H(+) antiporter subunit G, whose product MVIVETIFMVAGLFFFTTATIGFLRFPDFYMRMHATAKGDTLGTLLFVIGLALYYLHHGFCWLDAVQGIKLIFIAVFWFLASPTATHALLRSAFESDLTPWTKDGKAVIEWPPKRRGK is encoded by the coding sequence ATGGTTATTGTAGAAACGATATTTATGGTGGCAGGCCTCTTCTTCTTTACCACAGCTACGATCGGGTTTTTGCGTTTTCCTGACTTTTACATGAGGATGCATGCCACAGCAAAGGGTGACACCTTAGGAACATTACTTTTCGTTATAGGCCTTGCCTTATACTATCTGCATCATGGATTTTGCTGGTTAGATGCCGTTCAAGGTATAAAGCTGATATTTATTGCCGTCTTCTGGTTTTTAGCCAGTCCTACAGCCACCCATGCATTGCTGAGGTCTGCATTTGAATCTGATCTTACACCCTGGACTAAGGACGGAAAGGCCGTTATAGAGTGGCCACCGAAAAGGAGGGGAAAATGA
- a CDS encoding pH regulation protein F, which translates to MENFFLAAALALCVLIFLSLYRAVFGPTVFDRIIGAGFIGTKTIILLVLMGFIYKRIDMFIDLALAYSILNFIATLIVSKYFIRKGAK; encoded by the coding sequence ATGGAAAACTTCTTCTTGGCCGCTGCCCTTGCCTTATGTGTTCTTATCTTTCTTTCTCTGTATAGGGCGGTATTTGGACCTACGGTATTTGACAGGATCATCGGTGCTGGGTTTATTGGCACCAAGACGATCATCCTTTTAGTGCTTATGGGATTTATTTATAAACGGATTGATATGTTTATAGATCTGGCACTGGCTTATTCTATCTTGAACTTCATCGCCACCCTGATCGTCTCTAAGTACTTTATCAGGAAAGGAGCTAAATAA
- the rsmG gene encoding 16S rRNA (guanine(527)-N(7))-methyltransferase RsmG, translated as MQSLKDILLRGAEEIGVALTAQNVESYLYYIEELKRWNQKVNLTALKGDLEIGVKHFLDSFTVAPYLQGAKKVLDIGAGAGFPGLPLKILFPSIELLLLEASQKKVFFLRHIARGLRLEGVEAVHGRAQKREIIGRYARGFDLVISRAVADLPTFLQLALPYTKEGGFILGMRGKRGQEELQGLDCEKLGLRLIEVKKLTLPFMRESRILLYFQFSEYLTPAALRYFNQ; from the coding sequence ATGCAGAGCCTTAAAGACATATTGCTCAGAGGGGCCGAGGAGATCGGGGTGGCCTTGACCGCCCAGAATGTAGAAAGCTACCTTTATTATATTGAGGAATTAAAGAGGTGGAATCAAAAGGTCAACCTCACCGCCTTAAAGGGAGATCTGGAGATAGGGGTGAAACATTTCTTGGACTCCTTCACCGTTGCCCCTTACCTACAAGGGGCGAAAAAGGTCTTGGATATAGGGGCGGGGGCAGGATTCCCCGGCCTGCCCTTGAAGATTTTATTCCCCTCTATCGAGTTGCTGCTATTAGAGGCCTCCCAAAAGAAGGTCTTCTTCCTGCGACATATAGCCAGGGGGTTAAGGCTAGAAGGGGTGGAGGCCGTCCATGGCCGGGCGCAGAAAAGGGAGATCATTGGGAGATACGCCAGGGGTTTTGACCTGGTCATCTCACGGGCTGTGGCAGATCTGCCGACATTCCTGCAACTGGCCCTCCCCTATACTAAAGAGGGAGGATTCATCTTGGGGATGAGGGGAAAGAGGGGGCAGGAGGAGCTACAGGGGCTGGATTGCGAGAAATTAGGTCTGCGCCTGATCGAGGTGAAGAAATTGACCCTGCCCTTTATGCGAGAGAGCAGGATCCTCCTTTACTTTCAATTCTCCGAGTACCTAACCCCGGCAGCTCTAAGGTACTTTAATCAATAA
- a CDS encoding ParB/RepB/Spo0J family partition protein, with protein MAKRVALGKGLGALFPEMEKGERGNLLLCDVNELHPNPWQPRRLLPDEGIEELAQSIREKGILQPLVVRKKGGEYEIIVGERRWRAAQRVGLKRIPILLKEATDQEAIEMALIENLQREDLNPLEEAEAYQRLIREFAYTQEALAQRICKDRSSVANTLRLLKLPDEAKGALERNEITMGHARALLALRNEREQISFCRRIVKKGLSVRETEEGVRRLLAPEVRKPAREEGTLEIESLREELRRLLKTQVRIKMRGDRGTIEIEFYSLNDLERILEVIRGVDRL; from the coding sequence ATGGCTAAACGGGTAGCCTTAGGAAAGGGGTTGGGGGCCCTATTCCCCGAAATGGAAAAGGGGGAAAGGGGAAACCTCCTCTTATGTGATGTTAATGAACTCCATCCCAACCCTTGGCAACCAAGGAGGCTACTCCCAGATGAGGGTATAGAGGAACTTGCTCAGTCCATAAGAGAAAAGGGGATATTACAACCCCTAGTGGTGCGCAAAAAGGGGGGGGAATACGAAATCATTGTGGGGGAGAGGAGGTGGCGGGCGGCCCAAAGGGTGGGTCTAAAAAGAATCCCCATCCTCCTCAAAGAGGCCACCGATCAGGAGGCCATCGAGATGGCCCTGATAGAAAACCTCCAGCGAGAGGACCTAAACCCCCTAGAGGAGGCAGAGGCGTATCAGCGGCTGATCAGGGAATTCGCTTATACCCAAGAGGCCCTGGCCCAGCGGATTTGCAAGGATAGGTCTTCTGTGGCCAACACCCTGCGTTTGTTGAAGCTTCCCGACGAGGCCAAAGGTGCCTTGGAAAGAAATGAGATCACCATGGGCCATGCCCGGGCCCTTCTGGCCTTGAGAAACGAAAGGGAGCAGATCTCCTTTTGTCGAAGGATCGTGAAAAAGGGGCTCTCGGTTCGGGAGACAGAGGAGGGGGTGAGGCGCCTCCTGGCACCAGAGGTGAGAAAACCTGCCAGGGAAGAGGGGACTCTGGAGATAGAATCGCTCCGGGAGGAGTTGCGTCGCCTTTTGAAGACCCAAGTGAGGATCAAAATGAGAGGGGATAGGGGGACAATCGAGATCGAGTTCTATTCCTTGAACGATCTGGAAAGGATCTTAGAGGTCATCAGGGGAGTTGATAGACTATAA
- a CDS encoding AAA family ATPase, whose translation MGKVISIANQKGGVGKTTTAVNLSASLAIAKVRTLLLDADPQGNSSSGVGYGKEDIRENLYHALIEEVSIREIIRDTEIPYLKIVTANTDLIGAEIELINEIAREKKLKEVLREVVPEYDFIFIDCPPSLGLLTVNSLTAAHSVLIPLQCEYYAMEGLTQLLKTIGLVKKHLNPNLQIEGILLTMYDVRNNLSQQVAEEVKSHFKGKVFSTIIPRNIRLSEAPSYGKPVILYDAYSKGAQSYIELAKEILKNGKGNHG comes from the coding sequence ATGGGGAAGGTCATAAGTATCGCTAATCAAAAGGGAGGGGTGGGGAAGACGACCACGGCGGTAAACCTCTCCGCTTCTTTGGCCATTGCCAAGGTAAGGACCCTCTTGTTAGACGCCGATCCCCAAGGGAATTCCTCAAGTGGGGTGGGATATGGCAAGGAGGATATAAGAGAAAATCTCTATCACGCCTTGATAGAAGAGGTGAGCATCCGAGAGATCATCAGAGACACCGAGATCCCGTATTTGAAGATAGTCACGGCCAACACCGACCTTATCGGGGCGGAGATCGAGTTGATCAATGAGATAGCCAGGGAGAAGAAACTAAAGGAGGTCTTGAGGGAGGTGGTGCCCGAATACGACTTCATCTTTATCGACTGTCCTCCATCTTTGGGACTCCTCACGGTAAATTCTCTGACTGCCGCTCACTCCGTCCTCATCCCCCTGCAATGTGAATATTATGCCATGGAGGGATTGACTCAACTGCTAAAGACCATCGGGCTTGTAAAGAAACATCTCAATCCCAATCTGCAGATTGAGGGGATATTGCTCACCATGTACGATGTGAGAAACAACCTCTCCCAGCAGGTGGCTGAGGAGGTAAAGTCCCACTTCAAGGGGAAGGTCTTTTCTACCATCATCCCGAGAAACATCAGGTTGAGTGAAGCACCCAGCTATGGAAAACCGGTGATTCTATACGATGCCTACTCCAAGGGGGCACAAAGCTACATCGAATTGGCAAAAGAGATCCTCAAAAACGGGAAGGGGAACCATGGCTAA
- a CDS encoding DUF4040 domain-containing protein, protein MIWQLNLVLLPFALIAAVTAISVKDLLSAVVLLGAFSFFMCLLWAEMGAVDVAFTEAAIGAGVNTAFFIAAVYKTTRRTKD, encoded by the coding sequence ATGATCTGGCAATTAAACCTTGTGTTGTTACCTTTTGCACTTATAGCCGCTGTAACTGCTATAAGTGTAAAGGATCTCCTCAGTGCTGTCGTACTCCTTGGTGCCTTCAGCTTTTTTATGTGCCTGCTCTGGGCGGAGATGGGGGCAGTAGATGTCGCCTTCACCGAGGCCGCGATAGGGGCAGGGGTCAACACCGCCTTCTTTATTGCCGCCGTTTATAAGACTACCAGGAGGACAAAAGATTGA
- a CDS encoding polymer-forming cytoskeletal protein: MWKKEGKVMDSLGRGEVNAFLGGETSFDGKLSYSGAVRLDGRFKGEIHSEDILVVGETAKIEGKINVGAAIIQGEVVGNITAKEKVELQHPGRVIGDITTPSIIIDDGAIFEGNCKMKERKKEERKDERGVGPFPRKKETEVKEEKTEEGTQ; this comes from the coding sequence ATGTGGAAAAAAGAAGGAAAGGTAATGGATTCTCTGGGGCGGGGGGAGGTAAATGCCTTCTTGGGGGGTGAGACCTCCTTTGATGGCAAATTGAGCTATAGCGGGGCGGTGAGGCTGGATGGCCGTTTCAAAGGTGAAATCCACAGCGAGGACATATTGGTCGTGGGGGAGACAGCAAAGATCGAGGGGAAGATCAACGTAGGGGCCGCCATCATCCAAGGGGAGGTGGTGGGCAATATAACCGCCAAGGAAAAGGTGGAGCTCCAACACCCCGGAAGGGTGATCGGGGATATAACCACCCCTTCCATCATAATCGATGATGGGGCAATATTCGAGGGAAATTGCAAGATGAAAGAAAGGAAAAAGGAAGAGAGGAAGGATGAAAGAGGGGTAGGTCCTTTTCCGCGGAAAAAAGAGACCGAGGTCAAAGAAGAAAAAACGGAGGAGGGAACCCAATGA
- a CDS encoding Na+/H+ antiporter subunit E, whose translation MAFIVTFSILFVFWIFISGHLDWWHLSWGVLCCALVAYISHDFLFKDIRSKGKIKETINFIKYIPWLLYQIIRANIYIAYLALHPRMPKLIDPHIIRFKTKLKKDLSLVTFANSITLTPGTITVLIKDGYFYVHAIDRTVAEALPGKMEDRIYSLYMED comes from the coding sequence ATGGCCTTTATCGTCACTTTTAGTATCCTTTTTGTTTTCTGGATCTTTATCTCTGGGCACCTCGACTGGTGGCATCTTTCATGGGGCGTGCTTTGTTGCGCTTTAGTGGCCTATATCTCTCATGACTTTCTGTTTAAGGACATCCGGTCGAAGGGTAAGATCAAGGAAACAATAAATTTTATCAAATATATTCCTTGGCTTTTATATCAAATTATACGAGCGAACATTTATATTGCCTATCTTGCCCTCCATCCCAGGATGCCGAAATTGATCGATCCCCATATCATTAGGTTCAAAACCAAACTCAAGAAGGACCTTTCGCTGGTCACATTTGCCAATTCCATTACCCTTACACCGGGGACTATCACCGTGCTCATTAAAGATGGCTACTTTTATGTGCATGCCATAGATAGAACTGTGGCAGAGGCCTTACCAGGGAAAATGGAAGATCGGATATACTCATTGTACATGGAGGATTAG